The sequence ACGCTATGTGAAAGCCGCTTACAAAGAGATAAAAATTATTTTTTTAAACCCTAAAATCAATTTGAATGAAACCATTAAAAATTTAGTGGAATTAGCCACTTTGGCTAGAAAAGATGGGGTGTTGAGTTTAGAAGGGCGCGTGGCGCAAATCGAAGATGATTTCACCCGTAATGGCTTGTCTATGATTATAGATGGTAAGGATCTAAAATCCGTTAAGGAAAGCTTAGAAATCAGCATTGAAGAAATGGAAGAATACTACCACGGTGCCGCTCACTATTGGGAGACTGCCGGCGAAACGGCGCCTACGATGGGGTTGGTGGGGGCGGTTATGGGGCTTATGTTAGCCTTGCAAAAACTAGACAACCCGGCCGAAATGGCAGCAGGGATCGCTGGGGCATTCACGGCTACTGTGACAGGGATTATGTGTTCTTATGCGATTTTTGGCCCTTTTGGGCATAAGCTTAAGGCTAAGTCTAAAGATATTATTAAAGAAAAAACCGTTCTTTTAGAGGGGATTTTAGGCATCGCTAATGGGGAAAATCCAAGGGATTTAGAAAACAAACTCTTAAATTATATCGCTCCTGGTGAGCCTAAAAAATCTCAATTTGAGGGCTAAACATGGCCAAGAAAAACAAACCCACCGAATGCCCTGCTGGTGAAAAATGGGCGGTTCCTTATGCGGACTTTTTGTCTTTATTGCTTGCACTTTTTATCGCTCTTTATGCGATTTCAGCGGTCAATAAATCCAAAGTAGAAGCCTTAAAAACCGAATTCATTAAAATTTTTAGTTATGCCCCCAAGCCAGAAGCGCTACAGCCGGTTGTAGTGATTCCGCCTGATTCAGGGCAAGAAGAAGAGCAAACGGCGAGTGAAAGCTCCAAGCCGGCTTCGCAAAACACTGAATCTAAGATCACTATCACTCGTAAGGGGGAGGGCAGTGTTTTAGAGCAAATTGATCAAGGCTCTATTTTAAAGCTCCCCTCTAATTTGCTCTTTGAAAACGCTGTATCTGATGCCATCAATCAAGACATGATGCTTTATATTGAACGGATCGCTAAAATCATTCAAAAGCTCCCTAAAAGGGTGCATATCAATGTGAGAGGTTTTACAGACAACACGCCTTTAATTAAAACTCGTTTTAAAAGCCATTACGAATTAGCCGCCAATCGCGCTTATAGAGTGATGAAAGTCCTTATGCAATACGGCGTGGATCCCGATCAGTTATCTTTTTCTTCTTATGGATCCACAAACCCTATCGCCCCTAATGACTCCCTAGAAAACAGAATGA comes from Helicobacter acinonychis and encodes:
- the motA gene encoding flagellar motor stator protein MotA encodes the protein MDLSTILGLVLAIASISLGDILEDGNPLHIIHLSSVIIIVPTSLFAAMTGTHARYVKAAYKEIKIIFLNPKINLNETIKNLVELATLARKDGVLSLEGRVAQIEDDFTRNGLSMIIDGKDLKSVKESLEISIEEMEEYYHGAAHYWETAGETAPTMGLVGAVMGLMLALQKLDNPAEMAAGIAGAFTATVTGIMCSYAIFGPFGHKLKAKSKDIIKEKTVLLEGILGIANGENPRDLENKLLNYIAPGEPKKSQFEG
- the motB gene encoding flagellar motor protein MotB, coding for MAKKNKPTECPAGEKWAVPYADFLSLLLALFIALYAISAVNKSKVEALKTEFIKIFSYAPKPEALQPVVVIPPDSGQEEEQTASESSKPASQNTESKITITRKGEGSVLEQIDQGSILKLPSNLLFENAVSDAINQDMMLYIERIAKIIQKLPKRVHINVRGFTDNTPLIKTRFKSHYELAANRAYRVMKVLMQYGVDPDQLSFSSYGSTNPIAPNDSLENRMKNNRVEIFFSTDANDLSKIHSILDKEFNPK